One region of Candidatus Bathyarchaeia archaeon genomic DNA includes:
- a CDS encoding alkaline phosphatase family protein, which yields MAYQKNKTLVIGFDGASPKLIEQWIGSLPNLAKFREKGLLGETIPPIPAQTPVAWTTFMTGQNPGNHGVFSFAFRKAGTYERQVVDPQRLESKTLWNLLSAAGKRVGVVNVPMCDIENLNGFIIPGFMSTMEGVPHPASLKSKIEQIFGTDRLVGDLPTDVLDRVSSDPDRFFEEVNRITDEMADICFYLVQEEEWDFFMAVFMGMDRIQHFFWKHVDSTHPKYEENMFSGLVKDFYLKADRIIGNFQSSMDENTLFMVLSDHGFCPVFQEVIVNNYLEEAGFLVSDSSKVNLEKSKAVSYGYGDIWLNVKGREPNGIIDPNRDYDALRTTISDSLRKVRIDGKKPIKDTRKREELYWGKHLQEAPDLTILFNPGWQAARQPEITQRNELKRYVNDSPRWDGGHDGAHDAMDVPGILGILGPRWDQRSDVAVQLSNIAPTILTWMGVQVPKDMDGKPMKLQPS from the coding sequence TTGGCATATCAGAAAAACAAGACTTTGGTCATAGGCTTTGACGGAGCATCGCCCAAACTCATCGAACAATGGATAGGCAGTCTTCCGAATCTCGCGAAGTTCAGGGAAAAAGGACTTCTTGGGGAAACTATACCTCCGATTCCAGCCCAAACACCTGTCGCTTGGACAACTTTCATGACTGGGCAAAACCCAGGCAACCATGGAGTCTTCAGCTTCGCGTTCAGGAAAGCCGGCACCTATGAAAGACAAGTCGTCGACCCACAAAGGCTTGAATCAAAGACCTTGTGGAACTTGCTTAGCGCGGCTGGAAAGCGTGTCGGCGTTGTCAACGTCCCGATGTGCGACATAGAAAATCTGAATGGATTCATAATCCCAGGGTTCATGTCAACAATGGAGGGAGTTCCGCATCCAGCAAGTCTGAAGTCAAAGATAGAGCAAATATTCGGGACGGACAGGTTAGTTGGGGACCTGCCGACTGATGTTCTGGATCGAGTTAGCAGCGATCCAGATCGGTTTTTCGAGGAAGTGAACAGGATCACCGATGAGATGGCTGACATATGCTTTTACCTCGTTCAAGAGGAAGAATGGGACTTTTTCATGGCGGTCTTCATGGGCATGGATCGGATTCAACATTTCTTCTGGAAGCATGTAGATTCAACTCACCCAAAATATGAGGAAAACATGTTCAGTGGACTTGTCAAAGATTTCTACCTTAAGGCTGACAGAATCATTGGCAACTTTCAATCATCAATGGACGAAAATACTTTGTTTATGGTTCTCTCGGATCACGGTTTCTGCCCCGTCTTTCAGGAAGTTATTGTCAACAACTATTTGGAAGAAGCAGGATTTCTTGTCTCAGATTCTAGCAAGGTAAACCTAGAAAAGAGCAAGGCTGTCTCCTACGGGTACGGCGACATCTGGCTCAATGTCAAGGGTCGAGAGCCCAACGGAATAATTGACCCCAACAGAGATTATGATGCCCTGAGAACCACGATCTCGGACAGTCTAAGAAAGGTTAGAATAGACGGAAAAAAACCAATCAAAGACACAAGGAAACGAGAAGAACTGTATTGGGGCAAACACCTACAAGAGGCCCCAGACCTAACCATACTGTTTAATCCTGGATGGCAGGCAGCGCGACAGCCTGAAATAACGCAGAGAAATGAGCTCAAGAGGTACGTCAATGATAGCCCACGATGGGATGGTGGTCACGATGGCGCACATGATGCAATGGATGTTCCTGGGATTCTGGGCATCCTCGGTCCAAGGTGGGACCAACGCAGCGACGTAGCTGTTCAACTGTCGAATATTGCTCCCACAATACTCACTTGGATGGGAGTTCAAGTTCCAAAGGATATGGACGGGAAGCCGATGAAGCTTCAACCATCTTGA
- the cysD gene encoding sulfate adenylyltransferase subunit CysD, with protein MSNNIDSYLNGLERKSIAMIREAKAQFKNPAALWSTGKDSSAVIWLCKKAFFGGVPFPVIHIDTGCKFPEIYEFRDRVAKEWDLNLIVAKNEEAMKAGVGPTKDRFECCTLLKTQALKNLLAEEKFDALLLAIRRDEHGIRAKERYYSPRDENFKWNYEDQPAEVWDLYVKPSEDFSHMRVHPILHWTELNVWQYVKQENLPVNPLYFAKDGKRYRSLGCQPCTVPVPSNAQTIDEIVQELETSKTPERAGRAQDKEKAYMMQKLRSLGYM; from the coding sequence ATGAGCAATAACATCGATTCTTATCTGAACGGGCTTGAAAGAAAGAGCATAGCAATGATCAGGGAAGCTAAGGCGCAGTTCAAAAACCCAGCTGCACTCTGGAGCACAGGCAAAGACTCCTCAGCAGTGATTTGGCTCTGCAAGAAAGCCTTCTTCGGTGGAGTTCCGTTTCCAGTCATCCACATAGATACTGGATGCAAGTTTCCAGAAATCTACGAGTTCAGAGACCGAGTAGCCAAAGAATGGGACCTTAACTTAATCGTGGCCAAAAACGAAGAAGCTATGAAAGCGGGGGTCGGGCCAACGAAGGACAGATTCGAATGCTGCACGCTGCTCAAGACTCAAGCTCTTAAGAATCTCTTAGCCGAAGAAAAATTCGACGCATTGCTTTTAGCGATTCGGCGCGACGAGCACGGTATTCGAGCCAAAGAAAGATACTATTCCCCAAGGGACGAAAACTTCAAGTGGAATTACGAGGACCAACCTGCCGAAGTTTGGGACCTTTATGTGAAGCCATCGGAAGACTTTTCACATATGCGAGTTCACCCGATACTGCATTGGACAGAGCTGAACGTGTGGCAATATGTAAAACAGGAAAACCTGCCTGTGAACCCCCTCTACTTCGCTAAGGATGGAAAACGCTACCGAAGCTTGGGCTGCCAACCATGCACTGTGCCTGTACCTTCAAACGCACAGACAATTGATGAAATCGTCCAGGAGCTGGAGACATCCAAAACCCCAGAGCGAGCTGGACGCGCACAGGACAAGGAAAAGGCGTACATGATGCAGAAGCTTCGAAGTTTAGGCTACATGTAA
- a CDS encoding GTP-binding protein: protein MSLPTVNLVIIGHKDHGKSTLIGRLLYDANAIPEQKLQEVEAELKKAGDEGFRFAFLLDSLEEERRGGLTIDIVQTPFKTKNHWYTIIDCPGHREFIKKMFTGASQADAAVLVASAKEGIQDQTKQHAFLIKTLGIKQLIVAVNKMDAVGYEEGGFKKMREGLLSILGSLGYSRSPVVPLSALNGENVFRKSDKMPWYKGLSLVETLDATVKSEEPPIDKPLRACVQDIYNIEGKKIVVCKILTGRLEEGKKVCFDPSGETAVVHKIEMFGKEVNAGEPGDSVGLVVDEVRSAKRGEVISYPQDRAKVVSGFQAETILFSDLEVRKGSVFTIRCGTAEVRCRVEEILERIDPVSLTVDAEFPEVMTNGDVGLVLFSPTEPMCVENFAEFPELGRFVVEGKKGTEAAGIVVKTNLKP, encoded by the coding sequence ATGAGCCTGCCCACAGTCAACCTTGTGATAATAGGACATAAAGATCATGGAAAATCCACTTTGATCGGGAGACTCCTGTACGATGCAAATGCCATTCCAGAACAGAAACTCCAAGAAGTCGAAGCTGAGTTAAAAAAGGCTGGAGATGAAGGCTTCAGGTTCGCCTTCTTGCTCGATTCACTTGAGGAGGAGAGAAGAGGTGGACTGACAATAGATATAGTGCAGACCCCGTTCAAAACCAAAAACCACTGGTACACAATCATTGACTGCCCCGGTCACAGGGAATTCATAAAGAAAATGTTCACTGGTGCATCCCAAGCAGACGCTGCAGTGTTGGTCGCCTCGGCTAAAGAAGGAATTCAAGACCAAACCAAACAACACGCGTTCTTGATCAAGACACTCGGGATAAAACAGTTGATCGTAGCGGTCAACAAGATGGATGCTGTTGGCTATGAAGAAGGGGGTTTCAAGAAAATGCGTGAGGGCTTGTTGTCGATTCTTGGCTCTCTTGGGTACTCACGGTCGCCAGTGGTTCCGCTATCAGCACTTAACGGCGAGAACGTGTTCAGAAAGTCTGACAAGATGCCTTGGTACAAAGGATTGAGTTTGGTCGAGACCTTGGACGCGACGGTCAAGTCCGAGGAGCCGCCTATCGACAAGCCTCTCCGGGCGTGCGTCCAAGACATCTATAATATTGAAGGAAAGAAAATCGTGGTGTGCAAAATCTTGACAGGACGACTCGAGGAAGGCAAGAAAGTGTGCTTTGATCCATCGGGAGAGACCGCTGTTGTCCACAAAATAGAAATGTTTGGCAAAGAAGTGAACGCAGGAGAACCTGGAGATTCTGTCGGGCTAGTTGTAGATGAAGTTAGATCCGCCAAGAGAGGTGAGGTGATCAGTTATCCACAAGACAGAGCCAAGGTTGTCAGTGGTTTTCAAGCCGAGACTATCTTGTTTTCTGATCTTGAGGTTCGAAAAGGCAGCGTGTTTACTATCCGCTGCGGAACAGCCGAAGTCCGATGCAGAGTTGAGGAGATTTTGGAGCGAATTGATCCGGTTAGCTTGACAGTTGACGCCGAGTTTCCGGAAGTCATGACAAATGGAGACGTGGGACTAGTACTCTTTTCGCCTACTGAACCCATGTGCGTGGAGAACTTTGCTGAATTTCCGGAGCTTGGTAGATTCGTTGTTGAAGGTAAGAAGGGAACGGAAGCTGCCGGGATAGTCGTGAAGACAAATCTCAAACCATGA